In Oryza brachyantha chromosome 1, ObraRS2, whole genome shotgun sequence, the following are encoded in one genomic region:
- the LOC102712134 gene encoding putative uncharacterized protein DDB_G0277255 isoform X1, with protein sequence MSGGGGGGGGGGGGGRGAAGPVPVSTRKLVQGLKEIVNRPDAEIYAALRDCGMDPDEAVSRLLSQDTFQEVKSKRDKKKEVNKDMLEPKPRGSVNSNSRGIRGGADRSARSSSVQSGSSGADNMYSRSSILGPGMPVTNSTQKQTVPSSSVNKDVLPNGSFGAMQPSSGFQNSWCGVPGQMSMADIVKMGRPQVRSSSKPVATTDRAYAIQSSSFSSVVSQNPNQSASTSPPTTFEQRFPVLQDPIPQVMNSKHASADNHETQESDWFQQDGTLSGSQLTVPETSRDISLPLASLESTTLVPDDVNSHNNSHVGENSSVIPSDRHLEILEGNNYFNDDLLHNSSTYQSQGNSYDDDDDDQAEASNVDVESAAANIQHLSLQTEDLVATKSTEDNPAVIIPDHLQHANADCGHLSFGSFGSGAFSGLLQPKVHKNSVEDMPTPDESPSVDQEDVRNQDHNVAVNSSTDGDIEARIDTNMENTDVPSVSQPDILTQGAVDVSSLQYNLPSVSDHVYLNTTQPSTMESPQVDAQVQHLPQYSSLLQANTLHNNLLGSNLSPLRDFDFSSLLATKYNPGVPTASLPAISMQETLKPGGFSNTQSTQNLPSTSILSGPPLPQQLSVHPYSQPTLPLGPFSNLVGYPYLPQNYYLPSAAFQQPYSSNGPFHQSAATNAVPGVNMKYSVPQYKSSLPATSPPQPSSVVSGFGGFGSSTSIPGNFGLNQNVPSAATSMGFDEALSAQFKDNSHYIALQQSDNSAMWLQGAAGSRAVSAVPPGNFYGFQGQNQPGGFRQGQQPSQYGGLGYPSFYQSQAGLPQEHPQNLPEGTLNSSQTAPSQPSHQLWQHIY encoded by the exons atgagtggcggcggcggcggagggggaggaggaggaggaggaggtaggGGGGCGGCGGGGCCAGTGCCGGTGTCCACGAGGAAGCTGGTGCAGGGGCTGAAGGAGATCGTGAACCGCCCCGACGCGGAGATCTACGCGGCGCTGCGCGACTGCGGCATGGACCCCGACGAGGCGgtcagccgcctcctctcacAAG ATACATTTCAAGAGGTAAAGAGCAAGCGTGACAAGAAAAAGGAG GTTAATAAGGATATGCTTGAGCCAAAACCTAGAGGATCAGTTAACTCCAACAGTCGAGGCATTAGAGGTGGTGCAGATCGTAGTGCACGAAGCAGTTCTGTTCAGTCTGGATCAAGTGGTGCTG ATAACATGTACTCAAGGTCATCGATATTGGGACCTGGCATGCCAGTAACTAATTCTACACAGAAGCAAACTGTTCCAAG TTCTTCTGTAAACAAGGATGTTCTTCCTAATGGATCTTTTGGAGCAATGCAACCATCATCTGGATTTCAGAACAGTTGGTGTGGGGTGCCAGGTCAGATGTCAATGGCTGATATTGTCAAAATGGGCAGACCTCAAGTAAGGTCTTCTAGCAAGCCTGTTGCTACAACAGACAGAGCATATGCTATCCAATCCTCATCTTTCTCAAGTGTTGTAAGCCAGAACCCAAACCAATCTGCAAGCACTTCCCCACCAACAACATTCGAGCAGAGATTCCCTGTTCTTCAAGATCCTATTCCTCAAGTTATGAATTCCAAACATGCTTCTGCTGATAACCATGAAACACAAGAGAGTGATTGGTTTCAACAGGATGGGACATTATCAGGGAGTCAGTTAACGGTCCCTGAGACATCTCGCGACATATCTTTACCTTTGGCATCATTGGAATCGACAACATTGGTTCCTGATGATGTAAACTCGCACAATAATTCTCATGTAGGAGAGAACAGCTCAGTTATACCTTCTGATAGACACCTGGAAATTCTTGAGGGCAACAACTATTTTAATGATGATTTATTGCACAACTCAAGTACATACCAGTCTCAAGGAAATAGctatgacgacgacgacgatgatcaAG CTGAAGCTTCTAATGTTGATGTAGAATCTGCTGCGGCAAACATTCAGCACCTAAGCCTACAGACTGAAGATCTAGTTGCAACTAAATCTACCGAAGATAATCCCGCTGTTATAATCCCTGATCATCTACAACATGCAAATGCAGACTGTGGACATCTGAGCTTTGGTAGTTTTGGATCTGGTGCCTTCTCTGGGTTGCTTCAACCAAAGGTCCATAAAAACAGTGTGGAGGACATGCCTACTCCAGATGAATCTCCATCAGTTGATCAAGAAGATGTCAG GAATCAAGACCATAATGTTGCTGTAAATTCTTCAACAGATGGGGATATTGAAGCCAGAATTGACACTAACATGGAGAATACTGATGTACCCTCAGTTTCACAGCCTGACATACTGACGCAGGGTGCTGTAGATGTGTCAAGTCTTCAATATAATTTGCCGTCAGTTTCagatcatgtatatttaaacaCAACACAACCAAGTACGATGGAGAGCCCGCAGGTAGATGCACAAGTGCAACATCTTCCTCAGTATTCAAGTTTACTG caAGCAAATACTCTACACAACAATTTGCTGGGATCAAATCTTTCCCCCCTTCGGGACTTTGACTTTTCATCATTGCTAGCTACAAAATATAACCCAGGTGTACCGACTGCCAGCTTACCAGCGATCTCCATGCAGGAG ACTTTGAAGCCAGGGGGGTTCTCAAACACACAATCTACACAAAATCTTCCCAGCACAAGCATTCTGTCTGGGCCTCCTCTCCCACAACAATTGTCTGTACATCCATACTCTCAGCCAACTCTGCCCCTTGGGCCTTTTTCCAATCTGGTTGGCTATCCGTATTTGCCTCAAAACTACTATCTACCATCAGCAGCCTTTCAGCAACCTTACTCAAGTAATGGACCTTTCCATCAATCTGCTGCTACCAACGCGGTGCCTGGAGTCAATATGAAATATTCAGTGCCACAATACAAGAGCAGCCTTCCTGCTACAAGCCCACCACAGCCTTCATCAGTGGTCTCAGGATTTGGCGGTTTTGGTAGCTCAACTAGTATTCCTggaaattttggattaaatcAAAATGTACCCTCTGCAGCCACATCCATGGGGTTTGATGAAGCTTTAAGCGCACAATTCAAAGATAACAGTCACTACATTGCCTTACAGCAG AGCGACAACTCTGCAATGTGGCTTCAAGGAGCTGCTGGTTCAAGGGCTGTTTCAGCAGTACCACCTGGCAACTTCTATGGTTTCCAGGGCCAGAATCAGCCGGGTGGCTTCCGCCAGGGACAGCAGCCCTCTCAATATGGTGGCCTCGGGTACCCAAGCTTTTACCAGTCGCAGGCTGGTCTGCCACAGGAGCACCCTCAGAACCTTCCCGAGGGAACCTTGAACAGCTCCCAGACCGCTCCGTCTCAGCCATCGCACCAGCTCTGGCAACACATCTACTAA
- the LOC102712134 gene encoding putative uncharacterized protein DDB_G0277255 isoform X2, whose product MSGGGGGGGGGGGGGRGAAGPVPVSTRKLVQGLKEIVNRPDAEIYAALRDCGMDPDEAVSRLLSQDTFQEVKSKRDKKKEVNKDMLEPKPRGSVNSNSRGIRGGADRSARSSSVQSGSSGADNMYSRSSILGPGMPVTNSTQKQTVPSSSVNKDVLPNGSFGAMQPSSGFQNSWCGVPGQMSMADIVKMGRPQVRSSSKPVATTDRAYAIQSSSFSSVVSQNPNQSASTSPPTTFEQRFPVLQDPIPQVMNSKHASADNHETQESDWFQQDGTLSGSQLTVPETSRDISLPLASLESTTLVPDDVNSHNNSHVGENSSVIPSDRHLEILEGNNYFNDDLLHNSSTYQSQGNSYDDDDDDQESAAANIQHLSLQTEDLVATKSTEDNPAVIIPDHLQHANADCGHLSFGSFGSGAFSGLLQPKVHKNSVEDMPTPDESPSVDQEDVRNQDHNVAVNSSTDGDIEARIDTNMENTDVPSVSQPDILTQGAVDVSSLQYNLPSVSDHVYLNTTQPSTMESPQVDAQVQHLPQYSSLLQANTLHNNLLGSNLSPLRDFDFSSLLATKYNPGVPTASLPAISMQETLKPGGFSNTQSTQNLPSTSILSGPPLPQQLSVHPYSQPTLPLGPFSNLVGYPYLPQNYYLPSAAFQQPYSSNGPFHQSAATNAVPGVNMKYSVPQYKSSLPATSPPQPSSVVSGFGGFGSSTSIPGNFGLNQNVPSAATSMGFDEALSAQFKDNSHYIALQQSDNSAMWLQGAAGSRAVSAVPPGNFYGFQGQNQPGGFRQGQQPSQYGGLGYPSFYQSQAGLPQEHPQNLPEGTLNSSQTAPSQPSHQLWQHIY is encoded by the exons atgagtggcggcggcggcggagggggaggaggaggaggaggaggtaggGGGGCGGCGGGGCCAGTGCCGGTGTCCACGAGGAAGCTGGTGCAGGGGCTGAAGGAGATCGTGAACCGCCCCGACGCGGAGATCTACGCGGCGCTGCGCGACTGCGGCATGGACCCCGACGAGGCGgtcagccgcctcctctcacAAG ATACATTTCAAGAGGTAAAGAGCAAGCGTGACAAGAAAAAGGAG GTTAATAAGGATATGCTTGAGCCAAAACCTAGAGGATCAGTTAACTCCAACAGTCGAGGCATTAGAGGTGGTGCAGATCGTAGTGCACGAAGCAGTTCTGTTCAGTCTGGATCAAGTGGTGCTG ATAACATGTACTCAAGGTCATCGATATTGGGACCTGGCATGCCAGTAACTAATTCTACACAGAAGCAAACTGTTCCAAG TTCTTCTGTAAACAAGGATGTTCTTCCTAATGGATCTTTTGGAGCAATGCAACCATCATCTGGATTTCAGAACAGTTGGTGTGGGGTGCCAGGTCAGATGTCAATGGCTGATATTGTCAAAATGGGCAGACCTCAAGTAAGGTCTTCTAGCAAGCCTGTTGCTACAACAGACAGAGCATATGCTATCCAATCCTCATCTTTCTCAAGTGTTGTAAGCCAGAACCCAAACCAATCTGCAAGCACTTCCCCACCAACAACATTCGAGCAGAGATTCCCTGTTCTTCAAGATCCTATTCCTCAAGTTATGAATTCCAAACATGCTTCTGCTGATAACCATGAAACACAAGAGAGTGATTGGTTTCAACAGGATGGGACATTATCAGGGAGTCAGTTAACGGTCCCTGAGACATCTCGCGACATATCTTTACCTTTGGCATCATTGGAATCGACAACATTGGTTCCTGATGATGTAAACTCGCACAATAATTCTCATGTAGGAGAGAACAGCTCAGTTATACCTTCTGATAGACACCTGGAAATTCTTGAGGGCAACAACTATTTTAATGATGATTTATTGCACAACTCAAGTACATACCAGTCTCAAGGAAATAGctatgacgacgacgacgatgatcaAG AATCTGCTGCGGCAAACATTCAGCACCTAAGCCTACAGACTGAAGATCTAGTTGCAACTAAATCTACCGAAGATAATCCCGCTGTTATAATCCCTGATCATCTACAACATGCAAATGCAGACTGTGGACATCTGAGCTTTGGTAGTTTTGGATCTGGTGCCTTCTCTGGGTTGCTTCAACCAAAGGTCCATAAAAACAGTGTGGAGGACATGCCTACTCCAGATGAATCTCCATCAGTTGATCAAGAAGATGTCAG GAATCAAGACCATAATGTTGCTGTAAATTCTTCAACAGATGGGGATATTGAAGCCAGAATTGACACTAACATGGAGAATACTGATGTACCCTCAGTTTCACAGCCTGACATACTGACGCAGGGTGCTGTAGATGTGTCAAGTCTTCAATATAATTTGCCGTCAGTTTCagatcatgtatatttaaacaCAACACAACCAAGTACGATGGAGAGCCCGCAGGTAGATGCACAAGTGCAACATCTTCCTCAGTATTCAAGTTTACTG caAGCAAATACTCTACACAACAATTTGCTGGGATCAAATCTTTCCCCCCTTCGGGACTTTGACTTTTCATCATTGCTAGCTACAAAATATAACCCAGGTGTACCGACTGCCAGCTTACCAGCGATCTCCATGCAGGAG ACTTTGAAGCCAGGGGGGTTCTCAAACACACAATCTACACAAAATCTTCCCAGCACAAGCATTCTGTCTGGGCCTCCTCTCCCACAACAATTGTCTGTACATCCATACTCTCAGCCAACTCTGCCCCTTGGGCCTTTTTCCAATCTGGTTGGCTATCCGTATTTGCCTCAAAACTACTATCTACCATCAGCAGCCTTTCAGCAACCTTACTCAAGTAATGGACCTTTCCATCAATCTGCTGCTACCAACGCGGTGCCTGGAGTCAATATGAAATATTCAGTGCCACAATACAAGAGCAGCCTTCCTGCTACAAGCCCACCACAGCCTTCATCAGTGGTCTCAGGATTTGGCGGTTTTGGTAGCTCAACTAGTATTCCTggaaattttggattaaatcAAAATGTACCCTCTGCAGCCACATCCATGGGGTTTGATGAAGCTTTAAGCGCACAATTCAAAGATAACAGTCACTACATTGCCTTACAGCAG AGCGACAACTCTGCAATGTGGCTTCAAGGAGCTGCTGGTTCAAGGGCTGTTTCAGCAGTACCACCTGGCAACTTCTATGGTTTCCAGGGCCAGAATCAGCCGGGTGGCTTCCGCCAGGGACAGCAGCCCTCTCAATATGGTGGCCTCGGGTACCCAAGCTTTTACCAGTCGCAGGCTGGTCTGCCACAGGAGCACCCTCAGAACCTTCCCGAGGGAACCTTGAACAGCTCCCAGACCGCTCCGTCTCAGCCATCGCACCAGCTCTGGCAACACATCTACTAA